In the Salvia splendens isolate huo1 chromosome 16, SspV2, whole genome shotgun sequence genome, ACTCAGAAATAAAAACCATGTCAATTCGTTCGATACAATAATATTAGTGGACATCACAAAACATATTTGTTTATGACATTTGGTCAGGAATTAATATTCATAAATCAAGAATTAATATTGAGTGGATATATAACTGATATGTCTTGTGATGTCAACTGATATTCACGTAGTATTAGTTATGTGTTTTAATAAGAGTTCTTAAATGAACCATCTCCTATAATTAAGACTTACATTAttattatatgtatatgtgtgtatataAGCATAGCAGCATAGATCTGCATTGTATTGCCCATACCTTTAACATTAAAATGCTTGTCTCGCCCTTCTCATGCTTAGCCCCAATACACATGCACATGCACCAATAACTAATAACTTCATAGCTCAAAGTCATGTCAATTTGTAGTACATGTAATATTGAAAACACAACGGTACGATACAAGATATTTTTCATTGGCTCGGGTCTGCTCTGTGTTATCGTATTAAATTTGGACCCCACCATTCCCATAAATAAGAATTACTACTACAAGTTACATGGACTATCCAACTTATTAGTAAATTAGGACAAACATGACTAAATCAATGTATGCAAGGAAGAAAGTGTTTATGGAAAGAGAAGAGATGTCTAACCGATATCTTGTATCCATTGGAGAGATGATTCTTCCATGAGGAACATTGGAGCTACTGTAACCTGAAACACCAAGTGGTGGAACCACAATCTTTGATAGATTCTTGAAACTTAGTTCCTCAGATGTTGGGctcatttcttcttcctcttccttcttcttgtCTGAATTTGACTTGTGACTGCAGCAACCCAATTTCACATCCATTTTTTGCACTATAAATCTACTTGGCTATCCCAAACCAAAACCAATTTAAGAACACTTTCCCTCTCTATCTCTCAAGGAAACAAATACATGTTGAAAACATATAGGAAAGAAGGAAGTGGAAGTGGAAGGGAAGAGctcattatatatataaatgataaATGATATTAGTGTATGAGTGGTAGATATGGAATGATGTTAATATGGGTGAACagacaaaaaattaaatgatgaaATGGTGCTTTCAAAATAGTGCAATAGGTGGGTCACACTTCGATTGATTGATTTTGTTTCCGATAAGGTCTTTTATAAtgcacaattttaattttttttaatttatgatttaagaaaaaatatttggATCTTTAGTCTATTCTCCAAGAATGGGACTGAGGCCCCTACCTACTTTTGTCTCCCGCACAAGTAATTTAGAGTTAACTAATTTACTATACTTTCCCTTGTGttgtttttatgattttttttttgggttcaAATTTTTCTGGTCAAATTTTAATTGCTTGTTGTTATAGTAGGGTTTTAATTGTGACAAAAAACTTGTGCCTTATTAAAAAGGCaacaaaagatagagagagatcCGTGTTTGACTACTCAAGGATATGATACGTATTTTATAAAGATGGGTATAATATCAAGATTCTTTcttttatgtatttttgttGCGATTAAAAATGCACTTTTTATGGCTTGCTCAAAACAAGTCTTGGAATGATGCTAATAATGGCACCAGATGCCAACAATTTGGTGGAtattctaattaattttgttcttCCTTTTCTTATGGTAAGGATTCCACCACAGAAACTATAGTAAAATTTAGGTTGTAGTATATCGTATGCAGAGGTGTTTTAGACTTTTGGCCTAGATCATCCTTGGCCACATTTTTCTGGTATATAAATAAAGGTACGTACATTTTGATAATACAATAAGGACAAATTCACAAAACAATCATCAAATTCTGGtcataactttaaaaaatgACCAATTATATTATAGTCCCATAATGAAATAGTCCCGTTGCGTGTCTGAATTTATTGAATGCCActtacatgtataaaaataaaagacgtGACTGATTAATGATATTAAACGTAGCCGGTTAAGTGGTTGAACGTTTTGTTTacatatatactccatccgtccctcaagaatatacattctttcctttttattccgtcccacaagaatattcactttctaattttagaaagtattttctctctattgaagtgagactcattctcaactaataatactttatttactttttctctctacctctctcttactttaccaattttacattaaaatccgtaccgaccccaaagtgcatattctttggggacggagggagtagtaattttctCATTTGTCTTGCAAGTCTCATACTATGGtatcaaaattattttaaaataatctgtcattttttaattaaaattgcaaAATTAACCGATATTTGACCAAATTTGGTTACAAAACTATGCATAATACGAATGATATCAACCAATGTGATAGAAATTATGCTGACATGCCCAACCCAACGACGACAAGGCCCAAAAACTTGTTGCACAGGGAGGCAACTGATTACATTAACAAAGAATTTGTGTATAGAGAAAGAGGAGtcttatattgctaactcaatacttaattattaactataattatataataattctTAGATATTCAAACCAAGGGTCTAGATCATCAGTCCTGAAATGTCGATACGATtaacaaaaaacgtcaataagggtattaaggtcaatttacgaCAAAGTAGTTgcaactaacttttgaaaaatatcacataactttaaaacgcatataactttctcgatttaaattatttttttgcacaacatatatcaaattaaagataatttcataaggattctaacgagatctcacttgcatatgttccgatgtcaaaatttgaaaaaaataaaaaaattttaattttttcatacaataacaaatgtcaacatagtatataaaatatgtcaatataatacatgtagaatgtcattctcaaagtattgtgttgacattttcaaagcattgtgttgatattttcaaaacactatattgacattttcatccaaaaccctaatttggtagtttttttatctttttcgatttaattaataaaaatgaaaattacgcGCGgtaaattttagaccactagatttctaaaatcctatggtcttaaattaattgtagttaggAACTAGaaagtgagttagcaattgatcactcatCTATAGAGAAATATTATTCGTACTTCATATATTTAGGCATTTTTATTTAACTTTTCACTCAAACTTGCCAACCTTGATCTCAAAAAATGATATCAAAAGTTTTCCATATAAATTAGTAATCTGAGTACTAAATTGGATTATTAGACATAATCTATTTCTACGTGTAATATAAGTCCATTTTTTGTCTACACTATATATTCTGTCGGTGTTAGTCTGTGTAATTGAGTATCATTAGATTATGCTAGAGCACTTGCTGTTCAAATGATCAAATCAATGTGTTCGCATGAACAAGTACTACAAACAATCTACTATATTTAACAAGTTATTCGAtttctaatactccctccgccctgCAATAAAAGtccatttttatcattttagtccgtTTCATAATGAGAGTCtctttcacttttattataaatggaaGTATGCGTCACATActaattcacattttattactataaaactaatataataaTGAGACTCACTATTTTACTAACTATTTttaactgtttttttttttacatttcttaaaatcaacTATGGACTCCTATTCCGGGAGTACAATTTTTTGTATATTGAGAATGAAAATGGTGGTGGAGTTATAAGAGCTTCCACGCTTGGCCTCCCTTGATGTTGAACTTTTTCAATCTACCAAATAACATGACTACTATGAGTATTAATTTGCCTTCATCACTCCATTTTCCGGCAAGTCCATACCATTTACCCACACATTTTGGATCCCTTCTTACCTGCCGATCGCAGCTATAACCGGTTGTCAATCCCACATTTCCATAAGCACTGCAATATATTGTTAATTATCACAAATTATTACATAAAAAATCCATAATCAATGAAACGTAGAGAAATGTagcattatatttttattaccTTATGACTTCAAATGCTATATTCAATACGCTGAAGTTGATAGGATCATCTTTTAGGCTCTTCCTCTCCGTAATGCAAATCAGAACGATGAATATAGCAAGATAAGAAATTTGTGAAAAGGTAAAGTTCTTTGCTAtaatgttttttctttttccctctTTTAATCCTTCTAGCTTTGGTTGGCCTTGTTCATCACTTTTGATAGGTACAAATGATGTGTATGGAGGAAGATACCTGTCAAAATACAAATACTACTAATTAACTCATGATGGGACCGAGCATTAACCACTCTACCACCAGACCATCTTAGATACGAgatagagagagatagagagactAACATCATGAGCATGAAAAACACCAACACGGCCGGGGCGATGGTTGAGAGGTCAACAATATTCTCACCGGAATGCCTAACGTTGGCGCATTGGAAAAAGATTCCAACGAGTCTCCGGTAAATATTCATGCCATCTAATCCTGCATTATACCATTCCATAGAAGAGAACAATATGGAAGCAATCAAAAGAAACCCCAACACTGTCGTTAAAAGTAGCGTCGACTCCCGCTGAGGAAGCAAGTGTGGGAATCCGACCTCCCTCGCATTCTTAAGCAAATACTCAGCCTCATTCCTTTTCAATCTCTTCCCCAACAACCATATCATCGCTCTCAAAGCCCACGGAAATAATGTGTTTCCCAGAAGGATCTGAGGAAGAAGGATGAGAAGAAGACCAGTGTTTTTACTAAAAACAATCAGGTTCTCATTCGTAGGGATGAATCCACAGTTAGCAAAGGTCGAAACCACAgtaaaaaccgaaaaaaccgaagtTTTAATCCCCTTGTTTGTCAACACACTCTCCGCACCCGAAACAAGAGACAAATACATTAACACAGATGCAACGCCGATCATTTGCACAACCACAACATACCCCAAAACTAAAATTACCAAGAATTTTATCGAATCGAATTTGAGAAATGAGTGATCAGTTGTTAACACATTAGGTGGAGATTCCAAAGACTCAACCCTTCCCTCGAAAAAGGGTTTGGGAGTGaagtggagacggagcaaggaGGTGAAGATCTCGCCGCCAAGGAACATCAACACGGTCATCACTACCAGGTGTTGGCCGGAGAAAACCTCCATTTCCACCGTCACCATGCTGGAGACGGTGGCTGCTGACACGGATGTGAAGAGCAAGTCGATGTTCCTAGGTGTGGGCGAAGGGGGCCGAGGCTTCCATGCCTTGAGCATGGCGAACCCGAATAAGGAAATGAAGAGCAAGTAGAAAAAAGACATGAAAAATGGGTTGGATTTCATGACAAGAAAGAGGTAGGATCGAAAGAGAAGAAGCTTGGTTACTTTCCATGAACTAATGCAAAGGGTTTGTATTTTCTTTGTGTAGTAAGAAAAGTGCTCCATTATTTTTTGTGGGTGAATTGGTGTTGCTCGTTGATGTATATATAGAGTGTAATAACACTgataaaataatgataaaagaGTCAACCTTAACTAGGTCATTTTAGTATGGTCAACCTTAAAATTATGAGGCAATCAATACGGAGAGGAAGAGCCTTTGGATGATTTAATGGAGTTTGGGTTATCAATCAAACTTGGGATGATTATGTATAATATCAATCAAACTTGGGATGATTTTCAACCTTTGGATGATTTAATGGAGTTTGGGAGGAGTTATCAATCATAATTGTAATCatgctaaaaaataatttaatcaatTTGGATTGTTTTATTAGTcatgatttattaattaaacgAAAGGCCATATTAcattattaacaaatatataagaaataaatttaaattgaatagaAAGGTTGAAAGTAAAATCTTTAGATATTATTTACAGTGGAAACTACCGATGAGTTAAAAAAATTGATCATTTCATTAATACTATTCTTATAccttttttataataaaaatatgaattttattgAATTACTTCGAATTAAGTCCAAGGAATGAAATCTGGACAACCGCAAATCGACAGCAACCCTTGAGCACTGGTTACTTGGACACTCGTGCATTCGGGTGTAAACTCATCCCACGTCGACGAGCaatataaattgaaaataatacctcATATAAGAGCATCCTTAACCCCATCCTCTTTCAggcccaagtcccctccacatcatcattcccctaaatttgagtctcatgccacaactgctctaaccctgtaGGCCATATCCCGggccacaactattaaattgcact is a window encoding:
- the LOC121771324 gene encoding probable cation transporter HKT6; this translates as MEHFSYYTKKIQTLCISSWKVTKLLLFRSYLFLVMKSNPFFMSFFYLLFISLFGFAMLKAWKPRPPSPTPRNIDLLFTSVSAATVSSMVTVEMEVFSGQHLVVMTVLMFLGGEIFTSLLRLHFTPKPFFEGRVESLESPPNVLTTDHSFLKFDSIKFLVILVLGYVVVVQMIGVASVLMYLSLVSGAESVLTNKGIKTSVFSVFTVVSTFANCGFIPTNENLIVFSKNTGLLLILLPQILLGNTLFPWALRAMIWLLGKRLKRNEAEYLLKNAREVGFPHLLPQRESTLLLTTVLGFLLIASILFSSMEWYNAGLDGMNIYRRLVGIFFQCANVRHSGENIVDLSTIAPAVLVFFMLMMYLPPYTSFVPIKSDEQGQPKLEGLKEGKRKNIIAKNFTFSQISYLAIFIVLICITERKSLKDDPINFSVLNIAFEVISAYGNVGLTTGYSCDRQVRRDPKCVGKWYGLAGKWSDEGKLILIVVMLFGRLKKFNIKGGQAWKLL